Part of the Bacillus sp. (in: firmicutes) genome is shown below.
GAAACGCTAGGTCGCCTTTTACAATATTTATTAAAAACACAAAAGCGCTCTCTAGAGCATCTTCAACCAGTTTCCTATTATGAAACGAATCAATATATGAAACTAGATATTCATTCGAAACGAAATCTAGAATTAACTGAAACGATTCGGACAAAAGGGAAAAAAGGCTCATTTTTATGGCTTCTAGATTCGACTGTAACAGCGATGGGGGCACGGAGATTGAAGCAATGGATTGAGCGTCCTCTCCTTTCGCAAGTCGAGATTGAAAATCGCCTTAACATGGTAGAAACGTTGTTGAATAACTTTTTTATCCGTCAGGAATTGCGGGAAGCATTAAAACCAGTCTATGACTTAGAACGGCTTTCAGGGCGTGTTGCTTTTGGGAATGTAAATGCCCGTGATTTAATACAATTAAAAAAATCATTACAGCAAATTCCAATCATCCTTGGCTTAATTGAGCAACTCGAAAATAACTATGCTGATGTGCTTGCACGGAATATCGACCCATGTGAGCCACTATTTGAGATAATTGATAGAGGCATCAATGAAAATCCGCCGCTTACGATTAAAGAAGGGGCCATTATAAAAGATGGCTATAATGAAAGGTTAGATACGTACCGGGATGCAGTCAAAAATGGCAAACAATGGATTGCCGAACTTGAAATGAAGGAAAAGCAGGAAACAGGGATTAAGTCGTTGAAAATCGGTTATAACCGTGTGTTTGGTTATTATATTGAGGTTACAAAAGCAAATATTCATCTCTTACCTGAAGGCCGCTTCGAACGGAAACAAACGTTAGCCAATGCGGAAAGGTATATAACACCGGAACTAAAAGAAAAAGAAGAGATGATTTTAGAGGCGGAGGAAAAAATAGTAGACTTAGAGTACGACTTATTTGTTGAAATCCGTGAAGAGGTAAAAACATATATTCCGAAGCTGCAAGAGTTAGCAAAGCTTGTTAGTGAAATAGATGTTCTGCAGAGCTTTGCACAAGTGAGTGAAGAATACCAATACACGAAACCGGAATTTTCAACAGATCGAAAAATAGTCATTAAGGATGGGCGTCACCCAGTTGTCGAAAAAGTGCTAAATTCTGGAACCTATGTAGCCAATGATTGTTACCTAGATAGTGACCATGAAATGTTGCTTATTACCGGCCCAAATATGTCAGGTAAAAGCACATATATGCGGCAAATTGCTTTAACAGCCATACTCGCACAAATTGGCTGCTTTGTCCCAGCTGATAAAGCTGAACTACCGATTTTTGATCAAGTTTTTACCCGTATCGGTGCGGCTGATGATTTAGTTTCAGGGCAAAGCACATTTATGGTAGAAATGCTTGAAGCAAAAAACGCGATAACAAAAGCAACGAAAAATAGTTTAATCTTGCTAGATGAAATTGGTAGAGGAACATCTACCTATGATGGAATGGCATTAGCACAAGCAATTATTGAGTATATTCATGATGAAATTGGCGCAAAAACATTATTTTCAACCCATTACCATGAATTAACAGAACTAGAAGAGTTTCTAAGCCGCTTAAAAAATGTTCATGTAAGTGCCATTGAAGAAGATGGGAAAGTTGTTTTTCTTCATAAAGTGAAAGATGGCCCTGCCGACAAAAGCTATGGCATTCATGTAGCAGAACTTGCAGAGCTTCCCGAAAGCTTAATCGAACGTGCCAAAGAAATTTTGGACGAGCTTGAGAATGGACAAAACACAAAAGGAAATGTTGAAAAGCAAGAAAAACTGACACAACTTCCGAAAGATTTAGCAAATGAGGATACAGGTCAGCTTTCGTTTTTTATTACAACAACAGAAAAACAAGAGCGCAAAACTAAGCATGATTCATTAACTAAACAGGAAGAACAAATATTGAAAACACTTCAATCGATTAATTTATTGGAAATGACACCGTTAGATGCAATGAATGAACTTTATAAGCTACAAAAATTAATAAAGTCGTAAAAACTAGGTGATATTGTGGGGAAAATTAGACAATTAGATCATCAACTATCAAATAAAATTGCGGCGGGTGAAGTGGTCGAACGACCAGCTTCTGTCGTGAAGGAATTAGTTGAAAATGCTATTGATGCTCATTCAACAAGAATCGAAGTGCATGTGAAGGAAGCGGGTTTAGCAGAAATCCGTCTTATCGATAATGGCGATGGCATCGAGCCAGAGGATTGTCTCTTGGCTTTTGAAAGGCATGCGACTAGTAAAATAAAAGACGAAAATGATTTGTTTCGCATCCGCACACTTGGGTTTCGAGGGGAAGCCTTGCCAAGTATCGCATCTGTTTCAGAACTCGAAATGAAGACATCAATTGGTAATGGACCTGGAACGTATATGAAGTTAAAGGGCGGTCATATTGTTAAACATGAGGTGAGTGCCAGCAGAAAAGGAACGGAGATTATTGTAAGTAATCTTTTCTTTAACACACCCGCAAGATTAAAATACATGAAAACTGTTCATACTGAATTGGGAAATATTACTGATTATTTGAATAGGATTGCTTTGGCTCATCCGGAAATTTCCATCCAATTAACTCACAATGGAAACCGGGTACTCTTCACGAGTGGGAACGGGGATGTTTTACAGGTTCTTGCCGCCATTTATGGAATGTCAATTGCAAAGCAAATGATTCCGATCAAGCTTGAAAATATTGATTTTGAAGTGCAAGGGTATGTGGCGAAACCCGAAGTAACGAGAGCATCAAGAAATTATATTTCAACGATTATAAACGGTCGTTTTATTAAAAATTATGCGCTCACGAAAGCCATTCAAGAAGGGTATCATACACTATTGCCTATTGGTCGTTTTCCGATTGCCTTCTTGAACATTGTTATGGATCCTTTATTAGTTGACGTCAATGTCCATCCGGCAAAGCTTGAAGTGCGCCTTAGTAAAGAAGCCGAGCTATGTGAATTGATTACAGAAGGCATTCAGTCCGTTTTTCGCAAACAAACTTTAATCCCTGAGGTTATAAAAGGAAAGAAAGAACCTAAGCCAGTTACGGAACAACAAGAGATGTCATTTGAACATTCAATTGAAAATGACGAAAAGTCTGCATGGAAGCCGTTCCAGGAAGTGATTAAAGAGGAGCCAGCGGAGGAACTAAGGGAAAAAGCTGTTATTACTATAAATCAAGAAGAGGTAGATAAAACGTTTGTCCCTATATCCCAAGAAGAAGTGAAAGAAGCCGAAAATGAATCGGAATCTATAGTTCAAAAAGCAACATTTATCTCCGAAAACACTGACAATGCGAAACGGGAGCGTATACCGCCGCTCTATCCAATTGGACAAATGCATGGCACGTATATTTTGGCCCAAAATGAAAATGGCTTGTATATTATTGATCAACATGCTGCTCAGGAACGAATTAAATATGAATATTTTAAAGAAAAAGTAGGTCAAGTAGAGCCTGAATTGCAAGAAATGCTATTGCCGTTCACACTTGAATATTCAAAAAATGAGATATTTATAATAGAAGAACATCTTGAAAAGTTAAAATGTGTCGGTATTTTTCTGGAGCCGTTTGGGGGAGGGAGTTACATCATTCGTTCACACCCACAATGGTTTCCGAAAGGGGAAGAAAAAGAACTCATCGAAGAAATCATCGAGCAAGTGCTGACGAAGAAAAAGGTTAGTATTCATGAATTACGCGAAGAAGCTGCCATCATGATGTCATGTAAAGGATCAATAAAAGCAAATCGTCATCTTCGAAATGATGAAATTTTTGCCTTACTCGAAACATTACGAAAAACAACCGACCCGTTTACATGTCCACATGGGAGACCAATCATCATTCACTTCTCGACGTACGAGATGGAGAAGCTGTTTAAACGGGTGATGTAGAGGCTTTTTAAGGGAAGAAGGTGGGCTTTTGTCCACTTTTTGCCCTCTTTTATAAATCTTTTAGTTGCTCTATCTAATTTTTCGCAAAATGATTTCTTCATGCTTGGTTACTTCAGCTTCTATCCTGTCCAATTTATCTGAATTTTGTTTGTATCCATCAAAGAGAGCTGTTAATTTTTGTCCGTGATTATTTTCGATACGAACAACTGCTTTTTCTACCCCGTCTAATCGGCTTTCTACCTTACCTAATCGGTTTTCTACCCCGTCTAATCGGCTTTCTACCTTACCTAATCGGTTTTCTACTCCGTCTAACCGGCTTTCTACTTTATCTAATCGATTTTCTACCCCGTCTAACCGACTTTCTACCTTATCTAATCGGTCGTTTACTTGCTCAAATCCTATTTGCATTTCACTGTAAACATTTTCAAATCCTTTTTGCATTTCACTGTACATTTTCGTCATTAATTCAAACATTTTTTCATCGTTATTCATTCTGTTCACTCCTTTTTTAGCAAAGCAAGCTGTTTAAATATGCTATATTTTTAAGGTTTCATAAATAGTAATTACATTACTCCCAACAATCTTTCAATCTACTAAATATAGTAACATACGGGAGGTAGGAAATGAAAGAACTGTTAAAGCAATATAAACGTTACAATGTAGAAAATTTTCTTATTGGAAAAATGAATGAAAGTTTGTATTCATGCCAACAATTGTTTATTATGGATAGTAGAGCATATAAAACTTTAGGTGACCTATCATGAAGAAAAAAGTCATAGCCATCATTGGGCCAACAGCAGTCGGAAAAACAAAAATGAGCATTGAATTAGCTAGTGCGCTTGGTGGCGAGATTATTAGCGGCGATTCGATGCAAATTTATCGCGGTATGGATATTGGAACAGCGAAGGTAACAAAAGCTGAAATGGATGGCATTCCTCATCATTTAATCGATATTAAAAATCCTACAGAGGATTTCTCAGTAGCTGAGTTCCAAATGTTGGCAACAGAGCTAATTGACGACATTTGTAAGCGTGGAAAAATTCCTATTATTGCTGGAGGAACAGGTCTTTATATTCAATCGGTTCTTTATAATTACAATTTTTCGGACGCTACGTCTAATCTAGAATATCGCACATTTCTTGAAAAACGGGTTGAAGAGGAAGGAATTGAAGATGTTTATAAAGAATTGCAACTAATTGACCCAGAAAGCTGTGAGCGCATCCATCCTAATAATGTTCGGCGAGTAATTCGAGCGTTGGAAGTGTACCATGAGACAGGCTTAACGATGACAGAATACTTGAAAGAACAAGAAAGTGAATCTTCGTTTAATCATCGCATTATTGGTTTAACAATGGAACGCAATTTCCTTTATGAGCGTATTAATAAAAGGGTAGATATGATGATTGAACAAGGTTTAATTGAAGAAGTAAAAAAATTATATGATGCCGGTATTAAAGATTGTCAATCGGTTCAAGCGATTGGCTATAAAGAGCTTTATGATTATTTTTCTGGTAAGGTTACAGTGGAGGAAGCGATTGAGCTTTTAAAAAGAAATTCCCGTAGGTATGCGAAAAGACAGCTAACATGGTTTCGAAATAAAATGGATGTAGAATGGTTTGATATGTCCGAAGCTGTTTCAAGCACCTACGTCTTTGAAAAAAAAACAAAAGAAATTTTAAATTTAGTAGCAGGAAAGCTTTAGCTTAAAGCGAAATAGATAATAAAGAAAGAGATGAGGAGGACTGTTCAAATTGAAACAATCCATAAATATTCAAGATCAATTTTTAAATCAGCTTCGCAAAGAAAATATCTCAGTTACCGTTTTTTTATTAAATGGTTTCCAGTTGCGGGGTGTGATTAAAGCATTTGATAATTTTACCGTTCTCTTAGATACAGATGGCAAACAACAAATGATTTATAAGCACGCGATTTCCACATTTTCACCGCAAAAAGCAGTGCAAATTGATTTAGATGGCTCACAACAATAGAAACAAGAAAAATACGGCTACATTCCAAAAAATTTGGGATAGCCGTATTTTTGTATGCGAATATTTACATCTATGATAAAAAATTAGAAGAACTTCTTTTTCCAAAAAATGATTGCAGTAATAGTTGAAAATATAATGGATAATGTCATTGGTACATAAAAGGCACGTGGGTAATCTTGGAACGGAATATGAACGTTCATCCCATAAAAGCTTGCGACCATCGTTGGCAGGGCCAAAATAATTGTGAATGATGTTAAAAACTTCATCACTATATTCAAATTATTGGAAATAACAGATGCAAAGGCATCCATCATCCCACTCAAAATTGTTGTATGTGTTTCAGCCATTTCAATCGCTTGCTGATTTTCGATAATAACATCCTCTAGCAGCTCTTTATCATCTTCATACATTCTCATGTAATTTGTTCGTAACATTTTCTGCATAACAATGTTATTTGATTTTAATGAAGTAGTGAAATATGTTAAACTTTTACTCATATTTAATAATGTAAAAAGTTCTTTATTTTTCATAGACTGATGTAGTTCATTTTCAATTTCGTCAGTCATTTTGTTAATTTGTTTCAAGTATTTGAGGTATGAAGTTGCTGTTAAATATAAGATTTGGAGTGCAAATCTTGTTTTTTTGAATGTGAAAAATTGTTTTACTTTATTTTGTAAAAAAAGGTGAAGAATGGAGTTATCCTTTAAACAAATGGTAACAAAGCACTCATTTGTGATAATCATCCCTATTGGAATTGTATCGTAAATAGGTCTGTCAAATTCATCTTTTGAAACTAAAGGCATATTGATAATGATTAAAATATTGTTATCCTCTTTTTCAATCCTAGAACGTTCTTCTTCATCTAAAGGATCTTTTAGAAAATCTAATGGAATTTGCAATTGCTTCATTAGATAATCAATTTCCTCTTCGGTTGGGGCAATAACATTGACCCAGCAGCCTTTAGTGATTTCCTCTGTTTCTTGAATGATTCCATGCTTATTCGTTATATATGTTTTTAACATAAAAAATCCTCCTCATCTTAAAGAGGAAGCCAAGTTACCATTTTCCAAAAAGAAGTTGATTTTTTTTATAGTAATCAACTTTTTGGGAATAAAGATGGTGATTGATTTCCTCAACGTTCAAACTGGGGTCAGGCTCTGTACATGGTAGATTACTCAAAAAAATCAACTCCTTTGCATTAAATATGTTTGTCCACCTTCATTATCATACTCTGACAAACTGCGATTGTAAACAAAATGTGGTGAGTGAATTAGGAATGACTGTAAAGATGCTTTTATTGGCTTTTCGTTCTAATCACTACTATATTTTTCAGAAATGGATAGAGCCAATAGCCAAGGCACACCCCTACTAGGTTTAAGATTAAATCATCAATATCAAGGCTTCCTCGTTTCGTAAAAAATTGTAAACCCTCAATCATAGCAATTGAGAAAAAACTAATCGCAAGTAATGGTCTGATACCTTGCCTGTCTTTCGTATAACAATAATACATCCCAAATGGCAACTTTGTAAGCTTTCTTTCATACAATATTTTTGGGGTGAAAAAATGCCAAGAGTAAATTACCGAAGTTCAGACATTGACTTAATGGCAAGGATGATGAGAGCAGAAGCTGAAGGTGAAGGAAAGCAAGGAATGTTATATGTTGGGAATGTAATCGTTAATCGTCTTAAAGCAAATTGTTTAGACTTTAAAGGTTTAAGAACAATTCCACATGTTATTTTTCAAGTGCAAGGAGGAAATTATTCTTTCGAAGCTGTTCAAAAGGGGAATGTATTTTATCAAAGAGCGAGAACTGCTGAAAAAAGATTAGCAAAACAGACTCTGGATTATTGGGCACAACATCCAGGAAAATATGCCCTCTGGTATTTTAATCCATATGCTCCATGCCCTCCAACATGGTACGGTCAACCTTTTGCTGGTCAATATAAAAATCATTGTTATTATGAACCAAAAGCTGGAACATGTGCTGGTGTTTATAGCGGAGGTTAAGAATGGTAAAGTTAGCTTAACAAGCCCGTAAATAGAGTAGGCGCTCGAATGTATTCATGCGCCTACTCTATTTTCATTTATCCGGTTCAAATACAAAAGTTTTCGCTTTTCGTTGCAGTTGATCCCATTGTTGAAGGAAATTCTCCGGTGCTACGGGTGGACTATAGAGATATCCCTGCACGTGAGTACACTGTTCTCTCCGCAAAATATCCATTTGCTCTGTCGTTTCTACCCCTTCTGCAATTACATCAAGCTGCAAATGTTGCGCCATTGAAATGATGGTGGATACAATCGTATCATCCTGCCCATTTTCTGCGATATCTCTAATAAACGATTGGTCAATTTTCAGGCGGTGAATCGGAAGATGTTTTAGGTAATATAGGGATGAATACCCTGTTCCAAAATCATCTATGGCGATTTTACATCCCAAAGACTTTAGAGCTTGCAAGGTTT
Proteins encoded:
- the mutS gene encoding DNA mismatch repair protein MutS, with the translated sequence MAQYTPMIQQYLAVKAQYKDAFLFFRLGDFYEMFFEDAINASQELEITLTSREGGAEERIPMCGVPHHSADNYINQLIEKGYKVAICEQVEDPKEAKGVVRREVVQLITPGTVMQGKVIDEKENNYIATITNFDDCNYGLAYIDLTTGEGQITIIAGDWLDVVGELYSVGAKEVVLATNHPEHKLQELRERMNVTISVEEETDIPESLSETSKFLEQTKLKETLGRLLQYLLKTQKRSLEHLQPVSYYETNQYMKLDIHSKRNLELTETIRTKGKKGSFLWLLDSTVTAMGARRLKQWIERPLLSQVEIENRLNMVETLLNNFFIRQELREALKPVYDLERLSGRVAFGNVNARDLIQLKKSLQQIPIILGLIEQLENNYADVLARNIDPCEPLFEIIDRGINENPPLTIKEGAIIKDGYNERLDTYRDAVKNGKQWIAELEMKEKQETGIKSLKIGYNRVFGYYIEVTKANIHLLPEGRFERKQTLANAERYITPELKEKEEMILEAEEKIVDLEYDLFVEIREEVKTYIPKLQELAKLVSEIDVLQSFAQVSEEYQYTKPEFSTDRKIVIKDGRHPVVEKVLNSGTYVANDCYLDSDHEMLLITGPNMSGKSTYMRQIALTAILAQIGCFVPADKAELPIFDQVFTRIGAADDLVSGQSTFMVEMLEAKNAITKATKNSLILLDEIGRGTSTYDGMALAQAIIEYIHDEIGAKTLFSTHYHELTELEEFLSRLKNVHVSAIEEDGKVVFLHKVKDGPADKSYGIHVAELAELPESLIERAKEILDELENGQNTKGNVEKQEKLTQLPKDLANEDTGQLSFFITTTEKQERKTKHDSLTKQEEQILKTLQSINLLEMTPLDAMNELYKLQKLIKS
- the mutL gene encoding DNA mismatch repair endonuclease MutL; the protein is MGKIRQLDHQLSNKIAAGEVVERPASVVKELVENAIDAHSTRIEVHVKEAGLAEIRLIDNGDGIEPEDCLLAFERHATSKIKDENDLFRIRTLGFRGEALPSIASVSELEMKTSIGNGPGTYMKLKGGHIVKHEVSASRKGTEIIVSNLFFNTPARLKYMKTVHTELGNITDYLNRIALAHPEISIQLTHNGNRVLFTSGNGDVLQVLAAIYGMSIAKQMIPIKLENIDFEVQGYVAKPEVTRASRNYISTIINGRFIKNYALTKAIQEGYHTLLPIGRFPIAFLNIVMDPLLVDVNVHPAKLEVRLSKEAELCELITEGIQSVFRKQTLIPEVIKGKKEPKPVTEQQEMSFEHSIENDEKSAWKPFQEVIKEEPAEELREKAVITINQEEVDKTFVPISQEEVKEAENESESIVQKATFISENTDNAKRERIPPLYPIGQMHGTYILAQNENGLYIIDQHAAQERIKYEYFKEKVGQVEPELQEMLLPFTLEYSKNEIFIIEEHLEKLKCVGIFLEPFGGGSYIIRSHPQWFPKGEEKELIEEIIEQVLTKKKVSIHELREEAAIMMSCKGSIKANRHLRNDEIFALLETLRKTTDPFTCPHGRPIIIHFSTYEMEKLFKRVM
- the miaA gene encoding tRNA (adenosine(37)-N6)-dimethylallyltransferase MiaA encodes the protein MKKKVIAIIGPTAVGKTKMSIELASALGGEIISGDSMQIYRGMDIGTAKVTKAEMDGIPHHLIDIKNPTEDFSVAEFQMLATELIDDICKRGKIPIIAGGTGLYIQSVLYNYNFSDATSNLEYRTFLEKRVEEEGIEDVYKELQLIDPESCERIHPNNVRRVIRALEVYHETGLTMTEYLKEQESESSFNHRIIGLTMERNFLYERINKRVDMMIEQGLIEEVKKLYDAGIKDCQSVQAIGYKELYDYFSGKVTVEEAIELLKRNSRRYAKRQLTWFRNKMDVEWFDMSEAVSSTYVFEKKTKEILNLVAGKL
- the hfq gene encoding RNA chaperone Hfq, whose product is MKQSINIQDQFLNQLRKENISVTVFLLNGFQLRGVIKAFDNFTVLLDTDGKQQMIYKHAISTFSPQKAVQIDLDGSQQ
- a CDS encoding magnesium transporter CorA family protein, which encodes MLKTYITNKHGIIQETEEITKGCWVNVIAPTEEEIDYLMKQLQIPLDFLKDPLDEEERSRIEKEDNNILIIINMPLVSKDEFDRPIYDTIPIGMIITNECFVTICLKDNSILHLFLQNKVKQFFTFKKTRFALQILYLTATSYLKYLKQINKMTDEIENELHQSMKNKELFTLLNMSKSLTYFTTSLKSNNIVMQKMLRTNYMRMYEDDKELLEDVIIENQQAIEMAETHTTILSGMMDAFASVISNNLNIVMKFLTSFTIILALPTMVASFYGMNVHIPFQDYPRAFYVPMTLSIIFSTITAIIFWKKKFF
- a CDS encoding VanZ family protein, whose product is MYYCYTKDRQGIRPLLAISFFSIAMIEGLQFFTKRGSLDIDDLILNLVGVCLGYWLYPFLKNIVVIRTKSQ
- a CDS encoding cell wall hydrolase, with protein sequence MPRVNYRSSDIDLMARMMRAEAEGEGKQGMLYVGNVIVNRLKANCLDFKGLRTIPHVIFQVQGGNYSFEAVQKGNVFYQRARTAEKRLAKQTLDYWAQHPGKYALWYFNPYAPCPPTWYGQPFAGQYKNHCYYEPKAGTCAGVYSGG